A region of Paracoccus albus DNA encodes the following proteins:
- a CDS encoding VRR-NUC domain-containing protein produces the protein MAIDLSEDRTIALKRNGKKLWSWKGSDPDVVEIAVLHYLRDHGWDGFFTGREDYYGLIIALAGWPGKVSNKMNPAFTPSFVYFRGTDGLFRQHRYSYDKTMRFMRSITLAEMEERLRVVCAGKKWKRAYYSTNNQQPDHLISFLHAVGMDKIREIVESNYTKEKLAAQKTLGELDYSLDHLRWPKIGDNYPEARSTGEFPRLEWAVRDYEFGERDLIAQARAFASHLPSEVRQVASSAIDFAEAYRQGIWDSDTGSALDLKLWNAKGLAIAEVKAPNDRLRPRQRKTIDHARSQGSQACVISVVEDV, from the coding sequence ATGGCGATCGATTTGAGCGAAGACAGGACCATTGCGCTGAAGCGAAATGGCAAGAAGCTCTGGTCCTGGAAGGGCAGCGATCCAGATGTCGTCGAGATCGCAGTGCTCCATTACCTGCGCGATCACGGATGGGACGGGTTTTTCACCGGTCGGGAAGATTATTATGGGCTGATCATCGCCCTGGCCGGCTGGCCGGGAAAGGTATCGAACAAGATGAACCCGGCCTTCACCCCGAGCTTCGTCTATTTCCGCGGCACGGACGGCTTGTTTCGCCAGCATCGCTATTCATACGACAAGACGATGCGCTTCATGAGGTCGATCACGCTGGCTGAAATGGAGGAGCGGCTGCGCGTCGTCTGCGCCGGAAAGAAGTGGAAGCGCGCCTATTATTCGACGAATAATCAACAGCCGGATCACCTCATCTCCTTTCTGCATGCGGTAGGCATGGATAAAATCCGCGAGATCGTCGAAAGCAATTATACAAAGGAGAAACTGGCGGCACAGAAGACGCTTGGTGAACTCGACTACAGCCTCGATCATTTGAGATGGCCGAAAATTGGCGATAATTATCCCGAAGCGAGAAGCACGGGCGAATTTCCCCGATTGGAATGGGCTGTTCGTGACTACGAATTCGGTGAGCGCGACCTGATCGCCCAAGCCAGGGCTTTCGCCAGCCATCTGCCCTCCGAGGTGCGGCAAGTTGCATCGTCAGCCATTGATTTCGCGGAGGCTTACCGACAAGGGATCTGGGACAGCGATACCGGATCAGCACTCGATCTGAAGTTGTGGAACGCCAAAGGCCTTGCGATCGCCGAGGTCAAGGCACCGAACGATCGCCTCAGGCCACGTCAGAGGAAGACTATTGACCATGCCCGCAGCCAAGGCTCCCAGGCATGCGTGATATCGGTCGTCGAGGACGTCTAG
- a CDS encoding LysR family transcriptional regulator: MYHLSHVAAFVEVIETGNFRAASRRLQISQPTVSNSVRRLEDILGVQLVDRGNDRCVPTRHGAIFLPFAKSLLTVSARAFDRLHMEQIQLGASSNIGIYLMPEHLKRLHGAKGRSANLVIASNLEILEKLQRKEVDLAFMEWWDGRNGYEASLWRTEKLILIVSPDHRWASKGSIDSSELFTESLIGGERGTGTGTILRRAFGQKADQLSISHTTGSTEGVKRAVRARLGVSLVMKSTVLDELASGQLCEVSIKGVDLEKPIWAVHPVKMEDGSPEAETLSILLNAKTVPVLCQQAARPAEAAN; the protein is encoded by the coding sequence ATGTATCATCTGTCTCATGTCGCTGCCTTCGTTGAAGTCATCGAGACGGGAAATTTTCGTGCGGCATCGCGACGGCTGCAAATCTCGCAGCCTACGGTTTCGAACAGCGTCAGGCGCCTTGAGGATATCCTAGGGGTGCAACTGGTAGATAGAGGGAACGATCGCTGTGTTCCGACGCGGCACGGAGCCATATTCTTGCCATTTGCCAAGAGCCTGCTGACGGTTTCTGCACGTGCCTTTGACCGCTTGCACATGGAACAAATTCAACTGGGTGCGAGCAGCAACATCGGTATCTACCTCATGCCGGAGCATCTGAAGCGCCTGCATGGTGCCAAAGGGCGCTCTGCCAACTTGGTAATCGCCTCCAACCTGGAGATCTTAGAAAAACTCCAGAGAAAGGAAGTTGATCTTGCTTTCATGGAGTGGTGGGACGGCCGGAATGGATACGAGGCCAGCCTGTGGCGCACCGAGAAGCTCATTTTGATTGTTTCCCCGGATCACCGGTGGGCAAGCAAGGGTTCGATAGACTCGTCTGAACTTTTCACGGAGTCGCTGATCGGAGGCGAGCGTGGAACCGGGACGGGCACTATTCTCCGCCGTGCCTTCGGTCAAAAAGCAGATCAGCTATCGATCAGCCACACAACCGGAAGCACTGAAGGGGTGAAGCGTGCGGTCAGAGCGAGACTAGGCGTATCGTTGGTGATGAAAAGCACGGTTCTCGATGAACTGGCTTCGGGTCAACTTTGTGAAGTTTCTATCAAGGGCGTAGATTTGGAGAAGCCAATTTGGGCCGTCCATCCTGTAAAGATGGAGGACGGTTCCCCGGAAGCCGAGACGCTTAGCATCCTCCTCAATGCCAAGACGGTGCCTGTTCTATGTCAGCAGGCTGCACGACCAGCCGAAGCAGCTAACTGA
- the mobC gene encoding plasmid mobilization relaxosome protein MobC, with translation MAGNAECLQKSLAAIVRRMLMARKSLTKDQKAEAIRQLKAGGTVSTVADAVGAEPEAIKKEKALKLRQSEATTTYGSAVAVRLSPEELQQLDRLKDVLGTDSRSEVLRTLLRSSVGMLEFPPEQAAELEAIKHELHKIGVNINQIAFAANTRKIKLAKGQMHALDDLRLTMPKVRTFLQAVVSEQRRRGVRLFKAFIEGEA, from the coding sequence GTGGCAGGAAATGCGGAATGTTTACAAAAAAGTCTCGCGGCCATCGTCAGGAGAATGTTAATGGCGCGTAAATCGCTGACGAAAGACCAGAAAGCGGAGGCGATCCGGCAACTGAAGGCTGGCGGCACAGTGTCGACGGTTGCCGATGCTGTCGGGGCCGAGCCGGAGGCGATCAAGAAGGAAAAGGCCCTCAAACTGCGTCAGTCAGAGGCCACCACGACCTATGGCAGCGCCGTTGCGGTGCGGCTGTCGCCTGAAGAATTGCAGCAACTGGACCGGCTGAAGGATGTTCTTGGCACGGATAGCAGGTCGGAAGTGCTGCGCACCTTACTGCGTTCGAGCGTCGGGATGCTTGAATTTCCGCCCGAGCAGGCGGCGGAACTTGAGGCAATCAAGCACGAACTGCACAAGATCGGCGTCAACATCAACCAGATCGCCTTCGCCGCGAATACCCGCAAGATCAAGCTTGCCAAGGGACAGATGCATGCCCTGGACGATCTGCGGCTCACCATGCCGAAGGTGCGCACCTTCCTTCAGGCTGTGGTGAGCGAGCAGCGCCGGCGAGGAGTGCGGCTCTTCAAGGCATTTATCGAAGGTGAAGCATGA
- a CDS encoding AAA family ATPase has product MGTGRRIIAVMNKKGGCGKSTLVRGLASVAIDRGERVTIFDTDSNQGIAEWMNEARSQGYWHDRINVIGTLSAEKVLEDIQSLYEGPDENHLILIDTFGGGSEAHDEMAMTAHLIVSPCRLSSQDVRDTTSTGIWHEKLKTRVDDPDHVPPFRVVGSHVGKSISESAKTQIAIMFETLPTLEDFVLDRACYERMNDTGLLGVIRDKHPNRSLVQSIAPGLTEMGELLDQFDTIIKENS; this is encoded by the coding sequence ATGGGCACAGGCAGACGAATCATCGCAGTCATGAACAAGAAAGGTGGCTGCGGAAAATCGACGCTCGTGCGCGGTCTTGCTTCTGTGGCCATCGACCGAGGCGAGCGTGTGACGATCTTCGACACTGACAGCAACCAGGGCATCGCTGAATGGATGAACGAAGCGCGCAGCCAGGGCTATTGGCATGACCGGATCAATGTGATCGGCACATTGAGCGCCGAGAAGGTGCTTGAGGACATTCAGTCACTATACGAAGGGCCGGACGAGAATCACCTGATCCTGATCGATACTTTCGGCGGTGGATCAGAAGCGCATGACGAAATGGCGATGACCGCGCATCTGATCGTCTCGCCCTGCCGCCTGTCATCGCAGGATGTGCGCGACACCACTTCAACCGGCATCTGGCATGAAAAACTGAAGACCCGCGTCGATGATCCCGATCATGTGCCGCCATTTCGTGTGGTCGGAAGCCATGTCGGCAAATCGATCAGCGAATCCGCGAAGACGCAGATCGCGATCATGTTCGAGACGCTGCCGACACTTGAAGATTTCGTGCTGGACCGGGCCTGCTACGAGCGCATGAACGACACCGGGCTTCTGGGCGTCATCCGTGACAAGCACCCGAACCGAAGCCTCGTGCAATCAATCGCACCAGGCCTGACCGAAATGGGCGAATTGCTCGATCAGTTTGATACCATCATCAAGGAGAACAGCTGA
- a CDS encoding DUF4942 domain-containing protein, with the protein MNAPLSFNAGALVAPLNIEAICMMRERALSEMEEAIAAIAKGYALARGAAETAKGATAGHASYLHYDDNQTVEKSLYPDFDTEKTFATYKRTLDAAIWRRIVEETRLKEIMDRTERDQLDKQMAANDMPEPTFETIRATLARLTGEANLIFQRGVARAFASLSPAFKSHDAFKINKRMIFEWVFSEGGYWSYSGHGEQMRRTLADVERVFSQLAGNRTYGALEHAIEVSRRGRYGARQGEVESEYFLARTFKNGNLHLWIKDETLLRKVNRVLADYYGEVLPDAAGAEAQPADFWPGTALAKDLAFYPTPAEVVDYLLDGLRIEPGARILEPSAGVGALVRPLLAQGANVDAIEVHPDRTEALRGIAHPALSVKCANFLKLPARPVYDYVVMNPPFAGTHFMNHLRHAFDFLKPGGELRAILPASAEVGSTAKHERFRAWAESHAPRGWRRGLWRDLPAESFASVGVRINTVVLTLTK; encoded by the coding sequence ATGAACGCCCCGCTGTCCTTCAATGCAGGGGCGCTTGTCGCGCCCCTCAACATCGAGGCCATTTGCATGATGCGCGAACGCGCGCTGTCCGAGATGGAAGAGGCTATTGCCGCTATTGCGAAGGGCTACGCCCTCGCGCGCGGCGCGGCCGAGACCGCCAAGGGCGCGACCGCCGGTCACGCCTCTTACCTGCACTACGACGACAACCAGACCGTCGAAAAATCCCTCTATCCCGATTTCGACACCGAAAAGACCTTCGCCACCTACAAGCGCACCCTGGATGCCGCAATCTGGCGCCGCATCGTCGAGGAAACCCGCCTCAAGGAAATCATGGACCGCACCGAACGCGACCAGCTCGACAAGCAGATGGCCGCAAACGACATGCCGGAACCGACATTCGAGACGATCCGGGCCACCCTCGCCCGCCTGACCGGCGAGGCCAACCTGATCTTTCAGCGCGGCGTGGCGCGCGCCTTCGCGTCACTGTCGCCCGCCTTCAAGAGCCACGACGCCTTCAAGATCAACAAGCGCATGATCTTCGAATGGGTGTTCAGCGAAGGGGGGTACTGGTCCTATTCTGGACATGGCGAACAGATGCGCCGCACCTTGGCCGACGTTGAGCGGGTGTTTTCGCAGCTTGCCGGCAACCGGACCTATGGCGCGCTTGAGCACGCCATCGAGGTTAGCCGACGCGGCCGCTACGGCGCACGGCAGGGCGAGGTCGAAAGCGAATATTTCCTCGCCCGCACCTTCAAGAATGGAAACCTGCATCTCTGGATCAAGGATGAAACCCTGTTGCGGAAGGTGAACCGCGTGCTGGCCGATTATTACGGCGAGGTGCTGCCCGACGCCGCCGGCGCCGAGGCGCAGCCCGCCGATTTCTGGCCGGGCACCGCGCTTGCAAAGGATCTGGCCTTCTATCCGACCCCGGCCGAAGTCGTCGACTACCTGCTTGACGGGCTGCGGATCGAACCGGGCGCGCGGATCCTGGAACCAAGCGCCGGCGTCGGCGCGCTCGTCCGCCCCCTGCTGGCGCAGGGCGCGAACGTCGACGCGATCGAGGTCCATCCCGACCGGACCGAGGCTCTGCGCGGCATCGCCCACCCCGCCCTGAGCGTGAAATGCGCGAACTTCCTGAAGCTGCCCGCCCGGCCGGTCTATGATTATGTCGTCATGAACCCGCCGTTCGCCGGGACACATTTCATGAATCATCTGAGGCATGCCTTCGACTTCCTGAAGCCGGGCGGCGAGCTGCGCGCGATCCTGCCCGCCTCTGCCGAGGTCGGCAGCACCGCAAAGCACGAACGCTTTCGGGCATGGGCCGAGAGCCATGCCCCGCGCGGCTGGCGGCGCGGTCTCTGGCGAGACCTGCCGGCCGAGAGCTTCGCCAGTGTCGGCGTGCGCATCAATACGGTGGTCCTCACCCTGACAAAGTGA
- a CDS encoding ArdC family protein, with protein sequence MATFDLYQTITDQIIRSIEAGTPAWRKPWTGEAGGAPFPRRANGEYYRGINVLMLWLAAEENGYRSAYWFTYRQAQEAGGQVRKGEKSSTVVKYGTVDRKDEDTGADKRVPYLKAYRVFNAEQIDGLPADFQAKPADPARDLGTEADAELDAFFAGTGADIRHSDEPRAYYVPGEDYIHMPPVATFHSASGYYATLAHEATHWTGHKSRLDRFGRFNDRKAYAFEELIAEIGNCMVCASLGLTPDFDQSAAYLKSWLRALADDKRLIFKAASEAQKAADWLLKAKPTVETDATEDRAAA encoded by the coding sequence ATGGCAACTTTCGATCTTTACCAGACCATCACCGACCAGATCATCCGCAGCATTGAGGCAGGTACGCCCGCATGGCGCAAACCATGGACCGGAGAAGCGGGCGGCGCACCTTTTCCGCGCCGCGCCAATGGCGAATATTATCGCGGCATCAATGTGCTGATGCTCTGGCTGGCCGCCGAGGAAAACGGCTATCGCAGCGCCTATTGGTTCACCTATCGCCAAGCGCAGGAGGCAGGCGGGCAGGTCCGCAAGGGCGAGAAATCATCAACCGTTGTGAAATATGGCACGGTTGATCGCAAGGACGAGGACACCGGCGCAGACAAGCGCGTTCCATATCTGAAAGCCTATCGTGTTTTCAACGCCGAGCAGATCGACGGATTGCCGGCGGATTTTCAGGCGAAGCCTGCCGATCCTGCCCGCGACCTTGGCACCGAAGCCGATGCCGAGCTTGACGCATTCTTTGCCGGGACGGGTGCCGATATTCGCCACAGTGACGAGCCACGCGCCTATTACGTCCCCGGCGAGGATTACATCCACATGCCGCCCGTCGCGACGTTCCACAGCGCAAGCGGATATTATGCGACCCTTGCCCATGAGGCGACGCACTGGACCGGCCATAAGTCGCGGCTTGATCGCTTTGGCCGCTTCAATGACCGGAAAGCTTATGCGTTCGAAGAACTGATTGCCGAGATCGGAAATTGCATGGTTTGCGCGAGCCTTGGCCTCACGCCCGATTTCGACCAGTCAGCCGCTTATCTGAAAAGTTGGTTGCGCGCATTGGCCGACGACAAGCGCCTGATCTTCAAAGCTGCATCAGAAGCACAGAAGGCCGCAGATTGGCTGCTGAAAGCCAAGCCAACTGTTGAGACCGACGCCACCGAAGACAGGGCCGCCGCGTGA
- the phnC gene encoding phosphonate ABC transporter ATP-binding protein: MLALNRVAVTYGNGTQALKPTSLKLAQGQFVVLLGRSGAGKSTLIRTLNGLVAPTSGSIIADGVGSLDGERALRVHRRRTGMIFQQHQLIGRLSALDNVMTGRLGYHSSFRTLFPLPRSDRQLGLECLARVGLLDKALVRADQLSGGQQQRVGIARALVQQPRLILADEPVASLDPETAVEVLSQLRHICTTDGITAVISLHQIDLARRFGDRVIAMRDGSVVADASVDELTDQMCASIYRSEASGRSSQQAHHHSSHSQPQPVAAMEAAL, encoded by the coding sequence ATGTTGGCTTTGAACAGGGTTGCCGTGACCTATGGGAATGGCACACAAGCTCTAAAACCGACCTCGCTGAAGCTCGCGCAGGGGCAGTTTGTCGTCCTTTTGGGCCGCTCTGGCGCGGGTAAATCCACACTCATCCGCACCCTTAACGGCTTAGTTGCTCCTACGTCCGGTTCGATTATCGCTGATGGCGTTGGATCTCTGGACGGAGAGCGGGCGCTCCGAGTGCACCGCAGGCGCACCGGGATGATTTTCCAGCAGCACCAGCTCATCGGGCGCTTGAGCGCGCTTGATAATGTGATGACCGGTCGCTTGGGCTATCACTCATCCTTTCGAACCCTCTTTCCTCTTCCGCGTTCTGACCGGCAACTTGGGCTGGAATGTCTTGCTCGGGTTGGCTTGCTCGACAAAGCCTTGGTGAGGGCTGACCAGTTGTCGGGCGGCCAACAGCAACGTGTCGGCATCGCCCGTGCTCTGGTTCAGCAGCCCCGATTGATACTGGCTGACGAACCTGTGGCCAGCCTCGATCCGGAAACAGCCGTCGAAGTCCTTTCGCAACTCCGCCACATTTGCACGACGGATGGCATAACGGCTGTCATCAGCCTGCACCAGATCGACTTGGCGAGGCGCTTTGGTGATCGGGTCATCGCCATGCGTGATGGCTCTGTAGTCGCAGATGCGTCCGTTGATGAACTGACAGATCAGATGTGCGCCTCGATCTACCGCAGCGAAGCTTCAGGCCGGAGTTCGCAGCAAGCGCATCACCATTCATCCCACTCCCAACCACAACCTGTTGCTGCCATGGAGGCCGCCCTATGA
- a CDS encoding phosphonate dehydrogenase, with protein sequence MLPKIVITHKVHDEILTKLAPYARVSVNESDDTWAHDRLLAELSDATAMMAFMPDRIDATVLSHAPSLRLVACALKGFDNFDVAACTARGVHVSIVSDLLTDPTAELTIGLMIGLGRHILPGDEAVRIGYKGWRPRFYGVGLKGAAVGILGMGAIGKSIAERLTGFGTQVSYWDRRELGSDDEERLKVTFTDFERLLSTSDFVVCALPLANDTQHLLGALEVAKMRKGTLLINPSRGSVVDEGAVVAALEAGHLAGYAADVYEMEDWARPDRPEAVHPGLVQRRTDTLLTPHIGSAVTKTRLAIEHEAADNIIDLLEGRRPRAAINEPASVL encoded by the coding sequence ATGTTGCCCAAGATCGTTATCACGCACAAAGTCCATGACGAGATCCTGACCAAGCTGGCGCCTTATGCCCGCGTCAGCGTCAACGAGTCGGACGATACTTGGGCGCATGACAGGCTTTTGGCAGAACTCAGTGATGCGACTGCGATGATGGCTTTCATGCCGGATCGGATCGACGCTACGGTTCTGAGCCACGCTCCTAGCCTGCGGCTTGTAGCTTGCGCGTTGAAGGGTTTCGACAACTTTGATGTTGCTGCCTGCACGGCACGAGGGGTCCATGTCTCCATCGTGTCCGATCTTCTGACTGATCCGACCGCAGAACTGACCATCGGCTTGATGATTGGCTTGGGGCGGCACATCCTGCCGGGGGATGAAGCTGTCAGAATTGGCTACAAGGGGTGGAGACCGCGTTTCTACGGCGTGGGCCTGAAGGGCGCAGCGGTTGGCATCTTAGGCATGGGAGCGATCGGCAAGTCCATTGCTGAACGGCTCACGGGCTTTGGAACGCAAGTGAGCTATTGGGACAGGCGCGAGCTCGGTTCTGATGATGAAGAAAGGCTCAAGGTTACGTTCACGGATTTCGAACGGCTTCTTTCCACTTCGGATTTCGTAGTGTGTGCCCTTCCGCTCGCCAACGACACGCAGCATCTGCTCGGCGCACTGGAAGTTGCGAAGATGCGGAAGGGGACGCTTCTGATCAATCCATCACGTGGGAGCGTTGTGGACGAAGGGGCCGTGGTGGCTGCGCTGGAGGCGGGACATCTGGCGGGTTACGCCGCAGATGTCTACGAGATGGAGGACTGGGCGCGGCCGGATCGACCTGAAGCTGTCCATCCTGGCTTGGTGCAGCGTCGCACGGACACCTTGCTGACACCCCATATCGGCTCGGCGGTTACCAAGACTCGCCTTGCGATCGAGCATGAGGCGGCTGACAACATCATTGATCTTCTTGAAGGCCGCAGACCGCGAGCCGCTATCAATGAGCCCGCGTCTGTTCTCTAA
- the nrdH gene encoding glutaredoxin-like protein NrdH — MSITVYSKPACVQCTATTRSLDAKGVAYTVVDLTEDDDALRFVESLGYRQAPVVISGADHWSGFRPDRIAAL; from the coding sequence ATGAGCATCACCGTCTATTCCAAGCCCGCCTGCGTGCAATGCACCGCCACCACCCGCAGCCTCGACGCAAAAGGCGTCGCCTATACGGTTGTTGACCTGACCGAAGACGACGACGCGCTGCGCTTCGTTGAAAGCCTGGGCTATCGGCAGGCCCCCGTGGTGATTTCAGGTGCCGACCACTGGTCCGGCTTCCGCCCCGATCGCATCGCCGCCCTCTAG
- the phnE gene encoding phosphonate ABC transporter, permease protein PhnE codes for MTALSQSFDSILQRQSRAWKRAAVIAVIIAGVIIVSSYHSGLLDLERLGSGLPSLWQLGSEMVPPDFSRGMEWIGPLVDTLAMSIAGTAIAVLISLPVGFCASRKTAPNRVIYMIARGLLNGLRSIPELIMGIVFVAAVGFGALPGVLALGLHSVGMVGKFFAEAIEHCDNAPIEAARAAGASPFQIVTRAILPQVLPQLADVTIYRWEYNFRASTILGTVGAGGIGFELMTSLRIMNYQEVLAIMLVVLLMVTVVDQVGALLRRQLQ; via the coding sequence ATGACAGCGCTTTCCCAAAGTTTCGACAGCATCCTTCAGCGCCAAAGTAGAGCTTGGAAGCGCGCTGCCGTGATCGCGGTGATCATCGCTGGCGTCATCATTGTCAGCAGCTACCACTCCGGCTTGCTTGATCTGGAGCGGCTTGGTTCCGGCCTTCCTTCGCTTTGGCAGTTGGGAAGTGAAATGGTTCCGCCCGATTTCAGCCGTGGGATGGAGTGGATCGGCCCCTTGGTTGATACTCTTGCCATGAGCATCGCCGGGACGGCAATCGCGGTTCTGATTTCGCTTCCCGTTGGCTTTTGCGCTTCGCGAAAAACAGCGCCAAACCGCGTTATCTACATGATCGCCCGCGGCCTGCTGAACGGCCTGCGCTCGATCCCTGAGTTGATCATGGGTATCGTTTTCGTTGCAGCGGTAGGCTTCGGGGCTCTGCCCGGCGTTCTTGCTCTAGGCCTTCACTCCGTTGGCATGGTCGGAAAGTTCTTTGCAGAAGCCATCGAGCATTGTGACAATGCGCCAATCGAGGCGGCGCGGGCCGCCGGTGCTTCACCCTTCCAGATCGTCACGCGCGCAATCCTGCCGCAAGTCCTGCCTCAACTGGCCGATGTCACGATCTACCGTTGGGAGTATAACTTCCGCGCCTCCACCATCCTTGGCACGGTCGGAGCCGGCGGCATCGGCTTTGAGCTGATGACCTCTCTTCGGATTATGAATTATCAGGAGGTTCTTGCCATCATGCTGGTCGTTCTTCTGATGGTCACCGTGGTCGATCAGGTCGGCGCTCTTCTTCGCCGCCAACTTCAATAA
- the phnD gene encoding phosphate/phosphite/phosphonate ABC transporter substrate-binding protein, with translation MKKLLPVVVLAALGCGSAVHAEANPETLRVALLPDENAATVIKNNRPLEEYLEETLDRDIELIVTTDYSSMIEAMRFGRLELAYFGPLSYTLAKTKAEIEPFAALMKDGETTYRAVVIGNAEAGIETIADAAGHDVAWGDVASTSSHLIPKSMLLKAGLEAETDYSENYVGSHDAVALAVQNGNAQVGGLSLPIFNAMVARGTIDPAKVVALEESDPFPQYPWTMRSDLDPNLKQAITDAFINLNDEEVLATFKADGFAPINDKAYDVVRDLGKMLNLDLSK, from the coding sequence ATGAAGAAGTTGCTCCCCGTTGTCGTTCTCGCTGCTCTCGGCTGCGGCTCCGCAGTGCATGCGGAGGCAAATCCAGAAACTCTGCGCGTGGCGCTGTTGCCCGACGAGAACGCCGCCACAGTGATCAAAAACAATCGTCCGCTGGAAGAGTATCTTGAAGAAACTCTTGACCGCGACATCGAGCTGATCGTGACCACCGACTACTCCTCGATGATCGAGGCGATGCGGTTCGGTCGGCTTGAACTCGCATATTTCGGTCCGCTTTCCTACACGTTGGCCAAGACGAAGGCCGAGATCGAACCCTTTGCGGCACTGATGAAAGACGGCGAGACAACTTACCGCGCCGTTGTCATCGGCAACGCTGAAGCCGGCATTGAGACTATTGCGGATGCTGCCGGCCACGATGTGGCATGGGGTGACGTGGCATCTACTTCCAGCCACCTGATCCCGAAATCCATGCTGCTTAAAGCGGGTCTAGAAGCAGAGACGGATTACAGTGAGAACTACGTCGGCTCCCATGATGCCGTGGCGCTGGCGGTGCAAAACGGCAATGCCCAGGTTGGTGGTCTTTCGCTGCCCATCTTCAACGCTATGGTTGCTCGCGGCACGATCGACCCCGCGAAAGTTGTTGCGCTCGAAGAGTCCGATCCGTTTCCGCAGTATCCTTGGACGATGCGCTCTGACCTCGATCCGAACCTGAAGCAAGCCATCACCGACGCGTTCATCAACCTGAACGATGAGGAAGTGCTGGCGACGTTCAAGGCAGATGGTTTCGCGCCGATCAACGACAAGGCTTACGATGTCGTGCGGGATCTCGGTAAGATGCTGAACCTCGACCTCAGCAAATAA